One Dehalococcoidales bacterium DNA window includes the following coding sequences:
- a CDS encoding aromatic aminobenezylarsenical efflux permease ArsG family transporter — protein sequence MAWLSDFFHTLFLNTEVTFLAAILLGLMASVGPCTMATNIASVAYISRRITDRKFAIMASLLYSLGRMIGYTLIGLLIITIGLETPAIRNFLEDVGTYVLGPLLILAGILMLVIDRFSFGGSGRIATLGNKVSNWGLLGALLMGIIFALAFCPYSALLFFAVLIPIALTTTGGVFLPPLFAIGTGLPVVFFGVLIAAGVTAVSRWINNLGKAEKIMRIIMAIVFIGVGIFYLTQI from the coding sequence ATGGCGTGGCTATCTGATTTTTTTCATACTCTTTTCCTCAATACAGAAGTGACCTTCCTGGCAGCTATACTTCTCGGGCTGATGGCTTCTGTCGGCCCCTGCACCATGGCAACCAACATAGCATCTGTTGCCTATATTAGCCGCCGCATCACCGATCGCAAATTCGCTATAATGGCCAGCCTTTTATACTCTTTAGGCCGCATGATCGGCTACACTCTTATCGGCTTGTTAATAATTACCATTGGCCTGGAAACGCCAGCTATACGCAACTTCTTGGAGGATGTGGGAACATATGTACTCGGTCCTTTGCTTATTCTGGCAGGAATCCTGATGTTGGTCATTGATCGTTTCTCGTTCGGAGGGAGCGGTAGAATTGCAACGCTGGGCAACAAGGTCTCCAACTGGGGACTGCTTGGCGCACTGCTAATGGGTATTATATTTGCGCTCGCTTTTTGCCCTTACAGCGCCCTGCTTTTTTTCGCTGTTCTTATACCGATCGCTCTTACTACAACCGGGGGAGTTTTCTTGCCGCCACTGTTTGCTATTGGAACCGGCTTACCGGTGGTCTTCTTCGGAGTGCTAATCGCAGCTGGAGTGACCGCAGTTTCCAGGTGGATCAACAACCTGGGCAAAGCAGAAAAAATCATGCGTATTATCATGGCTATTGTATTTATTGGAGTTGGTATATTTTATCTTACACAGATATAA
- a CDS encoding twin-arginine translocation signal domain-containing protein, with the protein MKNPNDDLKNNARGKNPGSISRRTFLKSTGVLTGSLALTSIVVSTGCDSEKPTTKQPTSTPPPSTSPTTSKPTTKPPTTTTNNGEFVYVPPTTNPPLEDTVGCTSKVATDRLYSYEHVWVKPLQDDLAVIGLTDKMHLLLGAVERGEMTLRKKGDVLAYDGWLGNFEGQKLNVDMYSPVSGTIVQVNEDLYINSLIMQVEPYLRGWIYVIELSKPEELDNLISGIDYAIYNTNPNV; encoded by the coding sequence ATGAAAAACCCAAATGATGATTTAAAAAATAATGCCAGGGGGAAAAATCCTGGTTCAATTTCCAGACGAACCTTTTTAAAAAGCACCGGCGTTCTTACCGGCAGCCTGGCACTGACATCCATCGTTGTCTCAACCGGCTGTGATTCGGAAAAACCAACAACCAAACAACCAACCTCAACTCCGCCACCATCAACCTCTCCCACAACTTCAAAACCAACTACTAAGCCGCCTACTACTACAACAAACAATGGTGAATTTGTATACGTACCACCAACAACAAATCCTCCTTTGGAAGATACAGTAGGCTGCACCAGTAAAGTTGCTACTGACCGGCTCTATTCCTATGAACATGTGTGGGTAAAGCCACTTCAAGATGATTTAGCTGTGATAGGCCTTACTGATAAAATGCACTTACTGCTTGGTGCTGTTGAGAGAGGGGAAATGACCCTTCGGAAAAAAGGGGACGTTCTGGCCTATGACGGCTGGCTAGGTAACTTCGAAGGGCAAAAATTGAATGTCGATATGTATAGCCCGGTAAGCGGTACTATAGTACAGGTGAATGAAGACTTATACATTAATTCTCTTATCATGCAGGTCGAACCTTACCTGCGAGGCTGGATATACGTAATCGAGCTCTCCAAACCCGAAGAGCTCGATAATCTGATAAGCGGCATTGATTATGCCATTTATAACACGAATCCAAACGTTTAA
- a CDS encoding thioredoxin family protein encodes MVIKVLGPGCAKCHKLEKLVKEVISEMGIPASVEYVKDMGKILEYPILTTPGLVINEEVVCAGKVPSKQEIAAMITKAQAG; translated from the coding sequence ATGGTTATTAAGGTTTTAGGACCTGGCTGCGCCAAGTGCCATAAGTTAGAGAAGTTGGTAAAAGAAGTGATTAGCGAGATGGGTATACCAGCTAGTGTAGAGTACGTCAAAGACATGGGTAAAATACTGGAATATCCCATACTCACTACTCCCGGACTGGTAATAAACGAAGAGGTAGTTTGTGCCGGTAAGGTACCCTCCAAACAAGAAATCGCGGCTATGATAACTAAAGCACAAGCTGGATAA